In the Carboxydothermus hydrogenoformans Z-2901 genome, CTGTCCAAATTGAGCCGATACCGCCTAAATACTTGTAGCCGTAATAGCCGGCGGTTAAAGAAAAGACCGGGCATTCATAAAGACAACCGCCACAGCGCAGACACAACAATGCTTCTTTAAAAGTTTCGTTTTGGGATAGAGAAAGGCGGCCGTTATCGAGAAAGATTACGTGAAGTTCTTTCGGGCCATGGGCTCCGTAAGTGGTAACCTTTTCGATGTCACCGGTTTTACTGGGACCGCTAATGATATTAACGTAGGACGGTACCGTATACTGGGCATAACGCCAGGTAACTTCTGCCGTCTTAAAAGCGTCGTCTAACGTCGGGACAAGTTTTTCCAAGCCAACGATGACGATGTGCACCGGAGGGGCACCGGTGGCCAGGCGGCCGTTACCTTCGTTTTCAATGATAAAAATTGAACCGGTATCGGCAGCGACAATGTTTGCACCGCTTATCCCGATATCAGCTTTAAAATACTTCTCGCGCATGAACTCCCTGACGGCTGCTACTTCTGCGGCAATCTCGGGAGGGATTTCTTTTTCAAAAAAAGCGGAAAAAAGCTTTGCCACTTCTTCCCGGGGAATATGAATGGCCGGGGAGAGGATGTGCATTGGCCGGTCATTTCTGAGCTGCTGGATAAACTCTCCCAGGTCCGTTTCCCAAAGGGTATTTCCTCTCTCTTCTAAATGTTCTCTTAAACCGATTTCTTCACCTACCATCGATTTTACCTTGACGATTAATTTCCCGGTGCCAACAATTTCGGAAACAATTTTTAACGCCTCACTGCCATCTTTGGCTAAATAAGCTTTTCCGTGATTTTCTTCGATGCTTTTAGCGGCTTTTTCGTAAAGATCTTGTAAGTTGGATAATGCTTGAAGTTTAATTTCTCTTACTTCATAAGCCCGTTCTACCGTGTGGGGAAAGCGGCTTAAAGCTTTATTTACGTTTTCCCGGTAGGATTTTACTGCCCGGCTTAAAGCTAAGTTAATATTGGGGTTGTTAGCTGCCTTAACTAAGGTTTCTGCTAAGGCGGCTAAATCTTTTTCCAGGTCTACCATTGAGCTCACCTTCTTTAAATAAGAATTTCGGTTAAATCTTTTACCGGAAGATTAGCGTATTGCGAAAGGTTAAAATAACAATAAGGACAGGCGGTAACTATTTCTTCACCACCGCTTTTTTCAAGTTCATGAACTCGTTGTTTGGCCAATGCTTCCGCCAGTTCCGGAAATAAAAGCTTGGTAGCACCGCCACAGCAAGTAGTAAATTTACCGCTTTGGGGAAGATCTATTACTTCGCCGTTACCGCTCTTCTTTATAACTTCCCTGATTTCGGTAAATACATCGAGCTCCCGGGCTAACCGGCAGGGATCGTGGATGACGATTTTTTTCCTGGGCCCTTTGGGGGAAAGTTTAGCAAAATTGGCTGCTAAAAATTCCGGCATAGTATAAACTTCAAAGGGAAAGTCAACGAACTCAGGATAGACTTCCCGCAACATTTCGGCGGCATGGGGAGATGCAACTATTATCTTTTTTACTCCCCGGCTTTTAAAAATTCCGGTGAGTTTCCGGGCAATTTCCCGAACGTCATTAAGGTAACCGTACTCATATAAAAGAGCCCCAGCGTACAGCTCTTCTTCTCCTAAATACTGGGGAGTAATGCCCATGGAGTTTAAAAGCTGGACGTGTTTACGGAGTATATTAGCGGTTTTATCGCGGTCCTTGGCTAAGATTCCGGCGTAAACTTTTTCGGGGTTAAAGCCAAACTTATCCACTAAATTTCTTAGACCAAAAAGGATTTTTTTACCCGAACCTAACTGGTTCATGGTTTTAAGAGCTTTTACCAGACTATCAATGTAAGGGAGCATCTGGTATTCGGTGCCGGTATAAAAAAGATATTCACTGTCAGTGGAAAAGTTAAGTCCTTCGGCCCACGAAGTAAGTTCTCGCCCTTTTAACCCCAGAGGATTTTTGTATTTGAGGATGTTCTGGCGAACCAGTTCAATGGTGGCCGGGGGGGTTATTGAAATTTCTAACATAAAAATCCCTTCCTTTATTCTTGTGCTCAACTCTATTAAAGGAGTTAACTCCAAAAAATGTCAATAAAATTGGAAATTGTGTTATGTATACTTTTTAACGGTGGTCGGTGGTTGGTGGTCAGTGGTCAGCAAAATAATAAAAAAAATCATACCTTTTTACGGCGGAAGGAGGAAATGGGAAGAAAAGAAAGAAAAAAGTAAGGGGTGAGGAAAATGAACTACCTGGATGTTTTAAGGCTTACGGTTTTAGCCGGAGAAATAATGATTAAAAGCGGAGCGGAAATTTACCGCACGGAAGATGTAATGGACCGGATTGCTAAAAATTACGGGGTAAAACGCGTGGAAAGCTTTGTGACTCCAACCGGCATTTTATGCGCCATCGAAACCGACGATGGACAGGTTTTTACTACCGTTAGGCGGATAGAAAGCCGGGGTTTTAATTTAACGAAAATTGATAAAGTTAATGATTTTTCCCGCCGACTTGCCAGACGGCATATTCCTGTGGAGGAAGGCATAGCCGAACTCACTAAAGTAGCCCACGAAAAGAGTGAATATTCCTGGTGGGTAAAAGTCTTGGCAGCAGGTTTAGGGGCTTTCTTTGCGACGGGTTTAATTGGTGGCACGGTGGTAGAAATGATTATTTCTTTGATTATTGCGTTACTGGTAAGGGGTTTTGTCATGGTAATTCCGGACCTTGGCTTATTTCCCTTTTTCCTTGATTTAGTGGGAGGCTTTCTTTCTACTTTGCTGGTAGTAGCAATTTCTAAGTTTTATCCCATTTCCTTAGGGGTTACCGTGGTAGGAAGTATCATGCCCTTTATTCCGGGGATGAGCATTACTAATTCCATCCGGGATGCTATTGCCGGGGACTTCTTGGCCAGTCAGGCCCGGGGGCTTGAAGCGTTTTTAAGGGTTATTGCGTTAGCGGTAAGTGCTGCGGTGGTTTTAGCTTTTCTAACATAGAAATGGGGTAGGGAAGATGAACGTTTTGTATGCTTTTTTTCTTTCTTTTACCTTTGGAATTTTATTTAATGCGCCGATGGAAAGCCTCTTTTACGGAGGAGTAACGGGAGCCGGAGGTTATCTTGTTTATACGATTGCGGGCAAAACCCCTTTTGCCGGAGTATTTCTTGGTTCCCTTACCGTGGGTGTCCTTTCGGAAATTTTGGCCCGTCTCAAGAAAAAGCCAACCATAATCTTTACCACTACCGGCCTTATACCGCTGGTACCGGGGAAGCTTGCTTACGATACTATCACTGCTTTTATCCGGGAGGATTTTAGCTTAGGGGTGAGTTTGGGGTTACAAACGTTTTTTAGTGCCGGGGCTATTGCTTTGGGGATAGCCATTACTTCTTCGGTAATGCGGCTTTATAAAAAAGTAACGCAAAGGAAACAGCGATGTTTTTAGATTTTTTTTACCCCAAGCCTAAGGTTTGTCCCCTCTGTCAAAAGCCAATGCCCCAAAGGGAGTTTTGTAAAAGCTGCCGGGAATTTATGCAAAAAACCCGCTTTATGTGTCAAATCTGCGGTCGAATTTTACCGGTAGAAGTACCGCTTTGTTCTGATTGCCGGAAAAATTTGTTTAGTTTTACCAAAGCCTCCGGTCTTCTTCCCTATACCGGTCCGGTAAAAAAAAGTATGGCTTTGTTTAAGTATAAAAATAAAAGGTACATCTGGGATGAGCTTTATGACCTTTTAGCAGAACACTGCCGTAAAAACCTGGGGGAGGAATTTGATTTAATTATTCCGGTTCCCCTTTATCAGAGAAAATTAAAGGAGAGGGGTTACAACCAGGCGGAGATTTTAGCTAAAAACCTGGCCCGCCGGCTAAAATTACCCTTGGGCCGCGACATCCTTATCAAGATTAAAGACACCCCGCCCCAGGCTAAACTTGGATATTTTGATCGGAAAAAAAACCTTAAAGGAAACTTTGCGGTAAAGGAAAGGTTTACCGGCAGGGAAAAGATTCTTTTGGTTGATGATGTTTTTACTACCGGGGCTACCGCTCAGGAATGTACCCGGACTTTGCTTCTGGCAGGAGCTGACAAAGTTTATGTTATTACCATGGCAACTGCTGTAAAAAAATAGCATTGTAGCAAAGATTATGCCAAAAAAAATTTTGAAAATTCATTTGCCAATAACTTATCCACAACAAAACCCCCGATTTTGGTAGTTATCAACAGAGTTATCCACAATATCAACAATTTTGCTTTTCCACAAAAAATTTTTTTCCAACTTTTTTCGACAGATAAATTTATCATTGACAAAACATCGTTAAAATGCTATTCTCAATACAAAGAACGTGAGTCGCTTGGGGCTTGCGTTTAGTAAAAAGTTTTAAGGAGGAATTGGTTTCATGCAAGGCAAAGTTAAATGGTTTGATCCCAAAAAAGGGTACGGTTTCATTGAGAGAGAGGATGGCGGCGACGTATTTGTCCACTTCTCGGCCATCCAGGAAAAGGGATTTAAGACCC is a window encoding:
- a CDS encoding (Fe-S)-binding protein, whose product is MLEISITPPATIELVRQNILKYKNPLGLKGRELTSWAEGLNFSTDSEYLFYTGTEYQMLPYIDSLVKALKTMNQLGSGKKILFGLRNLVDKFGFNPEKVYAGILAKDRDKTANILRKHVQLLNSMGITPQYLGEEELYAGALLYEYGYLNDVREIARKLTGIFKSRGVKKIIVASPHAAEMLREVYPEFVDFPFEVYTMPEFLAANFAKLSPKGPRKKIVIHDPCRLARELDVFTEIREVIKKSGNGEVIDLPQSGKFTTCCGGATKLLFPELAEALAKQRVHELEKSGGEEIVTACPYCYFNLSQYANLPVKDLTEILI
- a CDS encoding threonine/serine exporter family protein, encoding MNYLDVLRLTVLAGEIMIKSGAEIYRTEDVMDRIAKNYGVKRVESFVTPTGILCAIETDDGQVFTTVRRIESRGFNLTKIDKVNDFSRRLARRHIPVEEGIAELTKVAHEKSEYSWWVKVLAAGLGAFFATGLIGGTVVEMIISLIIALLVRGFVMVIPDLGLFPFFLDLVGGFLSTLLVVAISKFYPISLGVTVVGSIMPFIPGMSITNSIRDAIAGDFLASQARGLEAFLRVIALAVSAAVVLAFLT
- a CDS encoding LUD domain-containing protein, encoding MVDLEKDLAALAETLVKAANNPNINLALSRAVKSYRENVNKALSRFPHTVERAYEVREIKLQALSNLQDLYEKAAKSIEENHGKAYLAKDGSEALKIVSEIVGTGKLIVKVKSMVGEEIGLREHLEERGNTLWETDLGEFIQQLRNDRPMHILSPAIHIPREEVAKLFSAFFEKEIPPEIAAEVAAVREFMREKYFKADIGISGANIVAADTGSIFIIENEGNGRLATGAPPVHIVIVGLEKLVPTLDDAFKTAEVTWRYAQYTVPSYVNIISGPSKTGDIEKVTTYGAHGPKELHVIFLDNGRLSLSQNETFKEALLCLRCGGCLYECPVFSLTAGYYGYKYLGGIGSIWTAFVAGGIEKAAPLAYVCLRCGRCQERCPMKIDVPRMTLALRQLLTGNHPG
- a CDS encoding ComF family protein codes for the protein MFLDFFYPKPKVCPLCQKPMPQREFCKSCREFMQKTRFMCQICGRILPVEVPLCSDCRKNLFSFTKASGLLPYTGPVKKSMALFKYKNKRYIWDELYDLLAEHCRKNLGEEFDLIIPVPLYQRKLKERGYNQAEILAKNLARRLKLPLGRDILIKIKDTPPQAKLGYFDRKKNLKGNFAVKERFTGREKILLVDDVFTTGATAQECTRTLLLAGADKVYVITMATAVKK
- a CDS encoding threonine/serine exporter family protein, which translates into the protein MNVLYAFFLSFTFGILFNAPMESLFYGGVTGAGGYLVYTIAGKTPFAGVFLGSLTVGVLSEILARLKKKPTIIFTTTGLIPLVPGKLAYDTITAFIREDFSLGVSLGLQTFFSAGAIALGIAITSSVMRLYKKVTQRKQRCF
- a CDS encoding cold-shock protein produces the protein MQGKVKWFDPKKGYGFIEREDGGDVFVHFSAIQEKGFKTLEEGQRVEFEIVEGARGPQAANVVKL